One genomic region from Gemmatimonadaceae bacterium encodes:
- a CDS encoding ABC transporter permease — MGLPSSLRHSWRSLRRAPGFSASVILTLAIGIGAATAIFAVVDAVLLRPLPYGDPGQLVGAWFHIPSVGLNQAQQTKGTFFTFQRYAHTISGIAAYQSNSVDLVDPQGSAEPAHLDDAQATANLAQVLEVPPELGRWFSAEEDLPNGARVAVLSDGLWRSRYGADPKVIGKTVLMFGRSTEIIGVMPASFRFPDNTTKLWVPLRLDPTDPQSGGFNYNAVARLKPGVTIEQAERDFKAVLPRFADVTPMMVQGVTTQMVLNQAKPVPFLTPLRQDVVGDVSRTLWMIAATALLVLLVTCTNVANLMLVRADARHREFAVRAALGAGRRRVVGQFFAEAIVLASVAAVLGLGGAWAGVRVLVAGGPTGIPRLSEIHVGWQVVAFTVVTTVLVAFACSLVPAVRFLRGPVYSGLREGDRGGTTGRARQRARSLLVGAQIAFALVVLATSGLLLRSFERLITVRPGFDAGGLATLWITAPHQRYPNDTAIVQFYSQVAQRAAEIPGVTSVGLTAHLPLAGNGMNWDPTYAEGNVADRTKIPPLAIYSMVDSGYFSTMHMPILAGHGFGDIRRQSPGEVVISRTAARVYFHDSTGANALDKTVRELPTSVPLRVIGVVGDVRDTSLAAPPAPEIYQSESVGSDTTFGGVQQTMALVVRTHENVVTTTRAMEAVVHDIDPTLPTFDVATMRQLMDKSMARLTFTMIILGVAAAVTLILGVIGLYGVIAYIVTLRRRELGVRIALGAQPASVAAMVTRQGLALGVGGVAVGLVLVAIVARFLRSFLFEIGPTDPVTLGGATAVLVFFALAASWIPARRAARVNPIEAMRGD; from the coding sequence ATGGGCCTGCCCTCGTCGCTCAGGCACTCCTGGCGCTCGCTTCGCCGCGCGCCCGGATTCAGCGCGTCCGTCATCCTCACGCTCGCCATCGGGATCGGAGCGGCGACCGCCATCTTCGCGGTCGTCGACGCCGTGCTCTTGCGGCCGCTTCCGTATGGCGATCCCGGACAGCTGGTCGGCGCCTGGTTTCACATCCCGTCCGTTGGACTCAATCAGGCACAGCAGACGAAGGGCACCTTTTTCACGTTCCAGCGCTACGCCCACACGATTTCGGGCATCGCTGCCTACCAGTCGAACTCGGTCGATCTCGTCGATCCGCAGGGGAGCGCTGAGCCCGCGCACCTCGACGACGCGCAGGCGACCGCGAACCTGGCGCAGGTGCTCGAGGTGCCGCCCGAGCTCGGACGCTGGTTCTCAGCCGAGGAGGATCTGCCTAACGGAGCCCGCGTTGCCGTGCTGAGCGATGGGCTCTGGCGGTCGCGCTACGGCGCCGACCCCAAGGTGATCGGGAAGACCGTCCTGATGTTTGGCCGCAGCACCGAAATCATCGGCGTCATGCCCGCGTCGTTCCGGTTCCCCGACAACACGACGAAGCTCTGGGTGCCGCTGCGCCTCGATCCGACCGATCCCCAGAGCGGCGGCTTCAACTACAACGCGGTCGCGCGGCTCAAGCCCGGCGTCACCATCGAGCAGGCCGAGCGCGACTTCAAGGCCGTGCTGCCGCGGTTCGCCGACGTCACCCCGATGATGGTGCAGGGGGTCACGACGCAGATGGTGCTGAACCAGGCCAAGCCCGTGCCGTTTCTCACGCCGCTGCGGCAGGATGTGGTCGGCGATGTCTCTCGCACGCTCTGGATGATCGCGGCCACGGCCCTGCTGGTGCTGCTCGTGACGTGTACCAACGTCGCCAACCTGATGCTCGTCCGCGCCGACGCCCGGCATCGCGAATTCGCGGTGCGGGCCGCGTTAGGCGCCGGCCGCCGCCGCGTGGTCGGACAGTTCTTTGCCGAAGCCATCGTGCTGGCGTCGGTGGCCGCCGTGTTGGGGTTAGGCGGCGCATGGGCCGGCGTCCGGGTGCTCGTCGCCGGCGGACCGACCGGGATCCCGCGCCTGAGCGAGATCCACGTCGGATGGCAGGTGGTCGCCTTCACGGTCGTCACGACGGTGCTCGTCGCGTTCGCCTGCAGCCTCGTGCCCGCCGTGCGATTCCTCCGGGGCCCCGTCTACTCCGGACTGCGCGAAGGCGATCGCGGCGGCACCACCGGCCGCGCGCGCCAGCGGGCCCGCAGCCTGCTCGTCGGCGCGCAGATCGCGTTCGCCCTCGTCGTCCTCGCGACCTCGGGACTCCTGCTCAGGAGCTTCGAGCGCCTCATCACGGTGCGTCCGGGCTTCGATGCCGGCGGCCTCGCCACGCTCTGGATCACCGCGCCGCACCAACGCTATCCCAACGACACCGCCATCGTCCAGTTCTATTCCCAGGTCGCACAGCGGGCCGCCGAGATCCCGGGCGTGACATCCGTTGGCCTAACGGCACATCTCCCGCTCGCCGGCAACGGCATGAACTGGGATCCGACCTACGCCGAAGGCAATGTCGCCGATCGAACGAAGATTCCCCCGCTCGCGATCTACAGCATGGTCGACAGCGGCTATTTCTCGACGATGCACATGCCGATCCTCGCCGGACACGGCTTCGGTGACATCCGGCGCCAGAGCCCCGGCGAAGTGGTCATCAGCCGCACGGCGGCGCGCGTGTACTTCCACGACTCGACCGGCGCGAACGCGCTCGACAAGACCGTCCGCGAGCTGCCGACGAGCGTACCGCTGCGGGTGATCGGCGTGGTGGGGGATGTTCGCGATACGTCGTTGGCCGCACCGCCGGCACCCGAGATCTACCAATCCGAGTCGGTTGGGAGCGACACCACGTTCGGCGGCGTGCAACAGACGATGGCGCTCGTGGTCCGCACGCACGAAAACGTGGTGACAACGACTCGGGCCATGGAAGCGGTGGTCCACGACATCGATCCCACGCTGCCGACGTTCGACGTCGCGACGATGCGCCAACTGATGGACAAATCGATGGCGCGCCTCACGTTCACGATGATCATCCTCGGCGTGGCGGCGGCGGTGACGCTGATCCTGGGCGTGATCGGCCTGTACGGCGTGATCGCCTATATCGTGACGCTCCGGCGCCGCGAGCTCGGCGTCCGCATTGCGTTAGGCGCGCAACCGGCATCGGTGGCGGCGATGGTGACGAGGCAGGGACTGGCGCTCGGTGTCGGCGGCGTGGCGGTGGGACTCGTGCTCGTCGCCATCGTCGCGCGGTTCCTCAGGTCATTCCTCTTCGAGATCGGGCCGACCGACCCGGTGACGTTGGGCGGCGCGACGGCGGTGCTCGTGTTCTTTGCGCTCGCGGCGAGCTGGATTCCGGCCCGGCGGGCGGCGCGGGTGAACCCGATCGAGGCGATGCGCGGGGACTGA
- a CDS encoding CBS domain-containing protein, which translates to MLKVSDIMTRTVLTVEPETTLRDAAELFSAKHIGGAPVCRGNKVVGVISLGDIIDFTTSAPDEVVADAGTSPTDGGDASERQDRAAASFYMDLADDDADVDDRMRDPEFVERRLYDEHVVEEAMSRNPIGVAPNDSVVTAADVMRRRGVHRVLVLDGGKLEGIVSTMDLARALADRAIG; encoded by the coding sequence ATGCTGAAGGTGTCCGACATCATGACCAGAACGGTGCTCACGGTGGAGCCCGAGACCACGCTCCGCGACGCGGCCGAGCTCTTTTCGGCGAAGCACATCGGCGGCGCGCCGGTGTGCCGGGGGAACAAGGTGGTCGGCGTCATCTCGTTGGGCGACATCATCGACTTCACCACCAGCGCGCCCGACGAGGTGGTTGCGGACGCCGGCACGTCGCCGACCGACGGCGGCGACGCCTCGGAACGCCAGGATCGCGCTGCGGCGTCGTTCTACATGGATCTGGCCGACGACGATGCCGACGTCGACGATCGGATGCGCGACCCGGAGTTCGTCGAGCGGCGCTTGTACGACGAGCACGTGGTCGAGGAAGCGATGTCGCGCAACCCGATCGGCGTTGCGCCTAACGACAGCGTGGTCACGGCCGCGGATGTGATGCGGCGCCGCGGCGTCCATCGCGTCCTCGTTCTCGACGGCGGAAAGCTGGAAGGCATCGTCAGCACGATGGATCTCGCCCGCGCGCTGGCGGATCGGGCGATCGGGTGA